The following are from one region of the Candidatus Hydrogenedentota bacterium genome:
- a CDS encoding sulfatase-like hydrolase/transferase produces the protein MRRRDFLRAMGMGAAAVALNRLGFAEEQAQSPPNMLFIFADDFTYEAVNALGCGEIHTPNLNRLVRGGVTFTHAYNMGAWQGAVCVASRTMLNTGRFLWEAKELEAKLDGEAAAGRLWPQYLKAAGYDTYFSGKWHVATKPAAVFDHVMSERPGMPNQTDEGYGRPIEGQPDGWSPYDPEFEGYWKGGRHWSEVLADDGVAFLEQAAGSDAPFFMYLAFNAPHDPRQSPKEYVDMYPPEKIALPGNYMPEYPYKDAIGCGESLRDEKLAPFPRTELAVKVHRREYYAIITHMDAQVGRILDALEKTGKTGNTYIFFAADNGLALGHHGLLGKQNMYDHSVRVPLIVCGPGIQKDKRIHAGVYLQDIMPTTLELAECKVPEHVRFRSLMPLIDGRRKESYDAIYGAYMDLQRMVTAGNFKLIWYPKLEKYLLFNLRKDPLEAHDLCGNERYARRLEQMKAKLRALEKEMGGQFAGG, from the coding sequence ATGCGACGGCGGGATTTCTTGCGCGCCATGGGAATGGGGGCTGCGGCCGTTGCCTTGAATCGCCTCGGGTTTGCCGAAGAACAGGCTCAGAGCCCGCCCAACATGCTGTTCATTTTCGCGGACGACTTTACCTACGAGGCCGTCAACGCGCTGGGTTGCGGCGAAATCCACACGCCGAACCTGAACCGGCTGGTGCGTGGTGGCGTGACCTTTACCCACGCGTACAACATGGGCGCCTGGCAGGGGGCGGTGTGCGTGGCAAGCCGGACCATGCTCAACACGGGCCGGTTCTTGTGGGAAGCGAAAGAGCTCGAAGCCAAACTCGACGGCGAAGCGGCGGCGGGACGTTTGTGGCCGCAGTACTTGAAAGCGGCGGGGTACGACACGTATTTCAGTGGCAAGTGGCACGTCGCGACCAAGCCGGCCGCGGTATTCGACCATGTGATGAGTGAGCGTCCGGGCATGCCGAATCAGACCGACGAGGGTTATGGACGGCCCATCGAGGGGCAGCCGGATGGGTGGAGTCCTTACGACCCTGAGTTCGAGGGCTATTGGAAGGGCGGCAGGCATTGGAGCGAAGTTCTGGCCGACGACGGTGTCGCGTTTCTTGAACAGGCCGCCGGGAGTGACGCCCCGTTCTTCATGTACCTGGCGTTCAACGCGCCGCATGATCCGCGGCAGTCGCCCAAGGAATACGTCGACATGTATCCGCCGGAAAAGATCGCTCTGCCGGGGAATTATATGCCCGAGTATCCATATAAGGATGCGATTGGATGCGGGGAATCGCTTCGGGACGAAAAACTGGCGCCTTTCCCGCGAACCGAGCTCGCCGTAAAGGTTCACCGGCGGGAGTACTATGCGATCATCACGCATATGGACGCGCAGGTCGGGCGCATCCTGGATGCTCTCGAGAAGACGGGCAAGACGGGCAACACCTATATCTTCTTTGCAGCGGACAACGGCCTTGCGCTTGGGCATCACGGGCTGTTGGGCAAGCAGAACATGTACGACCACAGCGTTCGCGTGCCGCTCATCGTCTGCGGGCCGGGCATTCAGAAAGATAAGCGCATTCATGCGGGGGTATATCTCCAGGACATCATGCCGACAACGCTGGAGTTGGCGGAATGCAAGGTTCCCGAGCACGTGCGCTTCAGGAGCTTGATGCCGCTCATCGACGGCCGCCGGAAAGAAAGCTATGACGCCATCTACGGGGCATACATGGACCTTCAGCGGATGGTTACCGCCGGCAACTTCAAGCTGATTTGGTACCCCAAGCTTGAGAAATATCTGCTGTTCAATCTCAGGAAGGATCCCTTGGAGGCGCACGACCTATGCGGGAACGAGCGGTATGCAAGGCGGCTTGAGCAGATGAAGGCGAAGCTGCGGGCGCTCGAGAAGGAAATGGGCGGTCAATTCGCGGGGGGATAA
- a CDS encoding right-handed parallel beta-helix repeat-containing protein codes for MGTILVITSVFVCLSGYAAVIEVDGTNGAAIAKAIEISSPGDTVSIPEGIYLVDRALAPKSGVRVIGAGQDKTMLRFTGEQPAVFMGLSGVKDVEIAHMTLDGADNPNATQGISGSNSKRLNIHHVTVRNLVKGAGFGPHGILFAGINPTRENGVTESAIADCRFENIGVEAGFAGAIRLSWGSSNNRILRCTIENTGRGGIFTDNGSTDNIIQYNTVNGSGGEGLGIEVWGGSDRSLIEHNTIDHWLSIGGCSNCAARHNTISDHSGAYKFCGIEAIGSYIIVTDNTVDGGAKIGLSLSSPHVMNYFLWARNTVRECNQWGSQLQGEAGGIAWHYFYDCTFENMPVGVGPVWYPGDEGYGFRVLGNCRNITFENCVFRNNARLGLQLLGPNVDALYFLNCTISGNSRAAVSGPSGYTALEFENCAVSGNGSDALPERKSFATARPAASFTAPREARSGETVALQNTSSPSGPPLAAALWDLGAGLPVFHDLAAKEAGENAAP; via the coding sequence ATGGGAACAATTCTCGTCATAACGAGCGTATTCGTCTGCCTGTCCGGTTACGCCGCCGTCATAGAAGTCGACGGCACGAACGGCGCCGCAATCGCCAAGGCCATCGAGATCTCCTCTCCCGGCGACACGGTATCCATCCCCGAAGGCATATATCTCGTCGACAGGGCTCTGGCACCAAAATCCGGTGTACGCGTCATCGGCGCGGGCCAGGACAAAACCATGCTTCGGTTCACGGGCGAACAGCCCGCCGTCTTCATGGGGTTGAGCGGCGTCAAGGACGTCGAAATTGCCCACATGACGCTGGACGGCGCCGATAACCCCAACGCAACTCAAGGGATCTCAGGTAGCAACTCGAAACGGCTCAATATCCACCACGTAACCGTTCGCAACCTGGTCAAAGGTGCGGGATTCGGTCCACACGGCATTCTTTTTGCCGGGATCAACCCCACGCGGGAGAACGGCGTCACCGAAAGCGCAATCGCCGATTGCCGGTTCGAGAATATCGGCGTCGAAGCCGGTTTCGCGGGCGCCATCCGCCTTTCCTGGGGCTCATCCAACAACAGGATCCTGCGGTGCACAATCGAAAACACCGGACGAGGCGGCATCTTCACGGACAACGGCTCCACGGACAACATCATCCAATACAACACGGTCAACGGTTCGGGAGGCGAGGGGCTCGGAATCGAGGTGTGGGGCGGCTCCGACCGGTCCCTCATCGAACACAACACCATCGACCATTGGCTCAGCATCGGCGGCTGCAGCAATTGCGCCGCACGGCACAACACCATCAGCGACCACTCGGGCGCCTACAAGTTCTGCGGCATCGAAGCCATCGGCTCATACATCATCGTCACCGACAACACCGTCGACGGAGGCGCCAAGATCGGACTATCCCTGTCCTCCCCCCATGTCATGAACTATTTCCTGTGGGCGCGCAATACCGTTCGCGAATGCAACCAATGGGGTTCGCAGCTCCAGGGCGAGGCCGGCGGCATTGCCTGGCATTACTTCTACGACTGCACCTTCGAAAACATGCCCGTGGGCGTCGGGCCCGTTTGGTATCCAGGCGATGAAGGCTATGGATTCCGCGTCCTCGGGAATTGCCGCAACATCACCTTCGAAAACTGCGTTTTTCGCAACAACGCCCGCCTCGGACTGCAACTCCTCGGACCGAACGTCGACGCACTGTACTTCCTCAATTGCACCATCAGCGGCAACAGCCGCGCCGCGGTATCCGGCCCTTCCGGTTACACCGCGCTCGAGTTTGAGAACTGTGCCGTCTCCGGCAACGGAAGCGATGCCCTGCCCGAAAGGAAATCCTTCGCAACCGCACGTCCGGCCGCATCCTTCACCGCCCCCCGGGAAGCCCGCTCGGGCGAGACAGTCGCCCTGCAAAACACTTCAAGCCCCTCGGGACCGCCTCTCGCCGCTGCTCTGTGGGACCTCGGTGCAGGCCTCCCCGTCTTCCACGACCTCGCCGCAAAGGAAGCCGGCGAGAACGCCGCCCCTGA
- a CDS encoding family 78 glycoside hydrolase catalytic domain, with the protein MLGFRVMVVALGIVGTVCAARAGEGEEGVIVGRLRCEYLENPLGIDANPPRLSWIVESDQRGARQTAYRILVASAPEMLAAEEGDLWDSGKIDSSESVLVAYAGKALASRQRCYWKVKLWDGNGRECAWSEAAAWSMGLLDPSDWQGAYIGMDAAQGNPQSPWLRQTFELGEKPADARVYVNPLGYYELYVNGERVDDAPLSPAVTQFNKRSFYLTHDVTAFLREGTNSIALWMGRGWYQEGLPGVACKGPLVRAQLEADLAGGERVIVATDATWKAHPSGFECIDVGHPGHYGGERYDARAHNAAWANPEFDATAWPNAVAAEPAEHVVSAQPVETNALLRRYEPARVRFLEDKVWLVDFGTNLSGLFEITFTGLTPGQSVKMDYADFLADDEFDNFGQTDEYIARGGGEETFRNRFNYHAFRYVRITGMDVPSQSKAIAAYLVRTNFQNYGSFACSNPVLTNIHDMVHYTLECLSLGGYLVDCPHIERLGYGGDGQASTPTAMTMFGMGPLYTAWLTHWRDCQRPDGGMPHTAPNPFSAGGGPYWCGFIIAASWQMYQDYGDTRILEVNYPAMQHWLGYVEAYTKEGLLRPWPETDYRAWYLGDWARPDRREKQAEKSIDHVNNCFVVQCYDWMSGIATVLGRPEDAKRYAEEAAARRKRVHEVFYEPARGTYVDDTQLDLAYPLLVGAVPGDLREAVKSRLEQKILVECKGHLDVGLVGVPLLTETLFQLDRNDLVFEYTSKETYPGWGYMLANGATTTWEHWDALRSHIHNCYNGIGVWFYRGLAGIRPDAAAPGYAHFVLKPAVVGDVTWVSARQDTVRGVIESVWRVKDGQFVWDVRIPA; encoded by the coding sequence ATGTTGGGATTTCGCGTGATGGTTGTAGCGTTGGGAATTGTCGGGACAGTATGCGCCGCGCGGGCTGGCGAAGGGGAGGAAGGCGTAATTGTGGGCCGGTTGCGCTGCGAATACCTGGAGAATCCCCTCGGGATAGACGCCAACCCGCCCAGGCTGAGCTGGATTGTCGAATCTGACCAGCGCGGCGCGAGACAAACGGCGTATCGGATTCTGGTGGCGTCCGCGCCGGAGATGCTGGCGGCTGAGGAGGGCGATTTGTGGGACAGCGGGAAGATTGACTCCTCTGAGAGCGTGCTGGTCGCGTACGCGGGCAAGGCGCTGGCGTCCCGGCAACGGTGCTATTGGAAGGTGAAACTCTGGGACGGAAACGGCCGTGAATGCGCGTGGAGCGAAGCTGCGGCGTGGAGCATGGGCCTGCTGGACCCCAGCGATTGGCAGGGGGCCTATATCGGCATGGACGCCGCGCAGGGGAATCCTCAGTCCCCGTGGCTGCGGCAGACCTTTGAATTGGGCGAAAAGCCCGCAGACGCGCGCGTTTACGTGAACCCCCTCGGCTATTACGAATTGTATGTGAACGGTGAGAGAGTCGATGACGCGCCTCTGTCGCCGGCGGTGACGCAGTTCAACAAGCGGTCGTTCTATCTCACCCACGATGTGACGGCGTTTCTGCGGGAAGGGACGAACAGCATTGCGCTCTGGATGGGCCGCGGGTGGTATCAGGAAGGGCTGCCGGGCGTTGCCTGCAAGGGGCCGCTGGTCAGGGCGCAACTCGAAGCTGACCTGGCAGGCGGCGAGCGTGTCATTGTGGCAACCGATGCCACATGGAAGGCGCACCCCAGCGGGTTTGAGTGTATCGACGTGGGGCATCCGGGGCATTACGGCGGCGAGCGGTACGATGCGAGGGCCCATAATGCGGCATGGGCGAATCCGGAGTTTGACGCGACCGCTTGGCCTAACGCCGTTGCGGCCGAACCAGCAGAGCACGTGGTATCCGCGCAACCCGTCGAGACCAATGCGCTGCTGCGGCGCTACGAACCCGCGCGCGTACGGTTTCTGGAGGATAAGGTATGGCTCGTGGATTTCGGGACGAATCTGTCAGGCCTTTTCGAGATTACGTTCACCGGTTTGACGCCGGGGCAATCCGTCAAAATGGACTATGCCGATTTCTTGGCAGACGACGAGTTCGACAATTTTGGCCAGACCGATGAATACATTGCCCGGGGAGGCGGGGAGGAGACCTTCCGGAACCGGTTCAACTACCACGCATTTCGTTACGTGCGGATCACGGGCATGGACGTGCCGTCGCAGTCGAAAGCGATCGCGGCGTATCTGGTGCGTACCAATTTCCAGAACTACGGGAGTTTCGCGTGCTCCAATCCGGTGCTGACGAACATACACGACATGGTGCACTACACGCTTGAATGCCTGAGTCTGGGGGGATATCTGGTGGATTGTCCGCACATCGAGAGGCTGGGCTATGGCGGCGACGGGCAAGCCAGCACGCCGACAGCCATGACGATGTTCGGCATGGGGCCGCTTTACACCGCGTGGTTGACGCATTGGCGGGATTGCCAGCGGCCGGACGGGGGGATGCCGCACACGGCGCCGAACCCCTTCAGCGCGGGGGGCGGACCGTACTGGTGCGGGTTTATCATCGCGGCCTCCTGGCAGATGTATCAGGATTACGGCGACACGCGCATCCTCGAGGTGAATTATCCGGCGATGCAGCACTGGCTGGGCTATGTCGAGGCGTACACGAAAGAGGGGCTGCTGCGACCATGGCCGGAGACCGATTATCGAGCCTGGTACCTGGGCGACTGGGCGCGGCCCGACCGCCGCGAGAAACAGGCCGAGAAGTCGATCGACCACGTCAACAACTGTTTTGTAGTCCAATGTTATGACTGGATGTCGGGCATTGCCACGGTGCTGGGGCGTCCTGAAGACGCAAAGCGTTACGCGGAGGAGGCCGCGGCCCGGCGTAAGCGGGTGCACGAGGTGTTTTACGAGCCCGCGCGGGGGACCTACGTGGATGATACCCAACTGGACTTGGCGTATCCATTGCTGGTGGGAGCCGTCCCCGGCGATCTTCGCGAGGCGGTGAAGAGCCGTCTCGAGCAGAAGATACTGGTCGAGTGCAAAGGCCATCTGGATGTTGGGCTGGTGGGCGTGCCACTCCTTACGGAGACCTTGTTTCAACTGGACCGAAACGATCTCGTGTTCGAATATACGAGCAAGGAAACCTATCCGGGGTGGGGGTATATGCTTGCCAATGGCGCAACAACCACGTGGGAGCATTGGGACGCCCTCCGCTCGCACATTCACAACTGCTATAACGGCATCGGCGTGTGGTTCTATCGCGGCCTGGCGGGTATACGGCCCGATGCCGCCGCTCCGGGGTATGCGCATTTCGTGTTGAAGCCCGCGGTCGTTGGGGATGTCACGTGGGTCAGCGCGCGGCAGGACACAGTCCGGGGTGTCATCGAAAGCGTGTGGCGCGTCAAGGACGGGCAATTCGTTTGGGATGTGCGCATTCCCGCCAA